DNA from Patescibacteria group bacterium:
CATCAACAAGGTATGTATGCGGGTTCGGATATGGAAAGTCCAAGATCGGAAAATAAAACAACAGCATCAGTGCGATGCCAAAAAATGAAGCGGCGCGAACAAAGACTCCCGTTAAGAGCGCGACACCGATGAGCAGTAGGCCCCATGCATTGAGGAAGTTGACGATCGGCAAAATGTCCGGCTGGAGAAACCACTGATAGAACCCCGGAAACGTCTTTGCTCCCTGGATATATCCCGCCGCTGACCATGCGGCATTTTGCACCTTCGTGATACCCGCGTAAAACGTAAACCAACCCATGGAAATACGGAGAAGAAAGATGGAGATTTTTTGAAAATTATTCATACCCTTTATTGAACCATGTTACCAAATATATCAGCGCTTTAACATACAAAAGTGTGGATACATACGCCGAAACAAATCTATCTCTCTAGAGCAGTTGGATTGCGGCGCGGGTTTTCGGACCAAAATATCCCACAGCGGGAGTAATATTATGTGCCTTTTGGAAAAGAGTAAGCGCACGCACTGTTGCCGGTCCAAAGTATTTGGTTTCATTTCCCGGCGAGCCGCCGCCTGTCGTTGAGACGCTAAACCCGCGCTCGTTTAAAAATTTCTGCAACGTTCGCACATCCTCTCCTATTATGCCAAAATACAAATTGCGACTCGGTGCCACGACTCCGGGTTTACCGGAAACATTTATCACGGAAGTATCCGTGGTGTTTACTGAAATAGTCGCCGGCACAAACGCCATGCTTTTATTTTTATATTGAGCGAGTACATTCCACAAGCCGGCATCCTGTCCGCCATCAATTTTAAATAACGCGATACCGCGCACTCCCAGTTTTTCTGCCAGCTCGGCTTTTTGGCGGATCGCTTCCGCGTCACTCCATGACATCACCCGAGTTGCGAATGGAAGAGGGATAGATGGATCAAGCGATCGCGACGCCGGATAGGTGAGGAAAAGTTCTCCCGCCGAATTGCGCATCGGCGCTATCTGCAGTTTCAACGCCGTATCGGTGGCATAGCCGGGGTTGAATGACCACAGATTTGAATATTCTATTTCCCCGCTTCCATCAAGCGCGTTAAACATGTCGTACTCATATCCATACGTCGGCACGCCGATAACGATCTTACTCTTGTCAATATCCTTCGCGGCAAGAAGTATAACCTTTTCAACCCACGCTTTATCCGCGACGGGAACGTACGGATCCGCGTTTGATTTATTCAACTTCAAGTCAATGCGACCTTGATCATAGGCCATGATGCGCACCCGGTCGCAGTATTTGTTGATCTCAACAAAGTCGTTGGCGTACTCAATATCCTTGGGAATTGATTCGGGTGATGAGTATCGCGAATCAAGGGGCGTGCGCGCCTCAATGGTGCACATGATCCATTTATCAAACTCCATCGCTACATAAAGCTCTTGCAAGAAAAGAGAAAAGTACGGCTTCGTACGCGCATACTTCCCTTCATAGTCAATATCTATGCCGTCAAACTTGCGCGCGTACACCTCTCGCACGATCGCGCGTACATGCTCTTGTCGCTTCAAAGGATCGCGAAGCACTTCATCAATCGCGTCAGGATTTGCCCACATGACGGTGGGAATGAACCTAATCCCCTTCGCTTTAGTTTGCCCTGCCAAATTCACCCATTGCGCATCAGTAAGGAGAGATGCTTCGTTAAGTTCACCATTTAGCTTCACGGTGTATACAAATGGATTTACTTCGGTGAATGTGTCAACGTGCGGCAAGATGCTCTCCACCCCCGCTGTCCCACGCCAATACGGGATCCATCCTGATATTTCAAATAGCTCATCAGTCGCGGCAAAACTCGCCCCGGGCAAAGCCGAAAGCGCCAGAGCAAACAAAAAAATTATTTTCCGCACCATAGTTCTCATTACCCTATTCTAACACACCAAAACATACACAAAAAATACCGAAGAAATACCGAGGCCTTGCCTCGGTATTCTCGGTATTTTTTGTGTAAACGTACTTTTCATCTTACTTCTTTGAAATTTGTTGCCAGAGCCAGATGCCGAGGAGAACGAGAACAACCATTACCACCAGCCACGTGATAACACCGAATCCTCCCATCATGCCTGTATCTCCATATCCATATCCCATCATATATTTATGTTTTTATTTTATTAAAGAGAACGACAAATAGACTTACCGCAAGCGATGCAATCACATTCCACACAATCAGGCCCGCAATAAATGTTGAAAGTGTGATGACATTACCGCCAATGACTGTGTTTGTATGGAGCGCGTATTGCAAGAATAGCTCTCGTAAGGAAGGAAAAAGAGCCACTCCTCCAAAACACACCACATAGACGATACTCACCCAAGCGGCAACGATGACCAGAAGATGTCTTAAGTTCATCATGTTAATATTTTTTACTGCTTAATTTACTTATATCGACCTTTTGTTGTTATTATACTCTTTTGCTTTCAGAATTACTGCACCTTGAAGCTAAACGCCATCCCCGCTTCAATGTGTTCAAGGATGTGACAATGCGCTACCCACGCGCCCGGGTTTGAGGCATCAAGCAAAATATCAACCGTCTGACCTGAAGGGACAAGTACCGTGTCTTTCCATGCAAGATTTGTTTGCGGTGTACCATTTTGATTTACCACCAAAAATCGTTGGCCGTGGAAATGAATGGGGTGCTGCATTGAATGCACTCCGTTTGAAGTGTTCTCAATGCGTATTTTTACCGCACCGCGTTTAAATGACCAGTCAATATCCATATTTTCTTTACCGGTATCTTGGTCTACTATCTTCCATTTGATTAAACTTGTGTCGGACATCTGGTTCATCATCGCCATATCGTCTTCCCATTCAATGCCTGCCTGACCGGTAGGCAGACCCTCTTTGTTCGAGGTCATCATCCCACCCCCCATCATTTGCATCGTGTTGCCGATAGTATCAACAGAAAGCGCGAGGCGTCTTTGGTGCGGCACATCAAAATATTGCCGAAACGGGTCAATGCTTTTGATGACTTCCGGATGCGCGCGAAGTGTCGCAAAAGATTTTGCGGTCTCCGAAGCTACTTGCTCGTGAGAGACAATGATTGTGCCAAGCGTGTACGTTCTCTCCGGCGTTTTGCTTTGAAGCGCGTACTCGCCCGGAGTATCAAAGAGTACCTCAACAATGGCGCGTTCCGATGGATTCACCAGTACTTCATCTTTCCACATATCACGCTCATACAAGCCGTTGTCCCCGCCGACCAATTTCATTTTTGCGCCTAATAGTGCGAGATTAAAAGGGCGGACGTTTGCGCTGTTGGTAAAGTAAAATCGGACCACTTCGTTTTTCTTGACCAAAAGCGTGTAGTCGGTTTCGCCGTTTATGAACGCTGTGTTGCCATAACGACCCATAAGCGTATGATCTGCCTCGTCTTTTTTGAATGGCGCGATTTTGCCATTGAGAAGCAAGATGTCGTCCACGAAAATTGGCACCTCGCGATCAACGGGATTCCACGATGAACCCGGAGCTGGCGTCACGAGGAAATTGCCATAGAGCCCCATCTCAATATTGTAGTCATCGCGCATGTGCGGATGATACCAATACGCCCCGGCGTCGGGAAATGAGAGCGTATAGGCAAACGAGTCGCCGGGAGAAACCGCCGGTTGCGTAACATCCGGAACACCGTCAAAAGCATTCTCCATGCGCACGCCGTGCGAATGGATTGTGTTTGCCATATCGGTATCATTTTTGAAGTTGACGGTAATGGTAGCCCCCTCCTGAATTTTTATAGTAGGTCCGGGAATCATGCCGTTGTAGGCGAGCATCCGCACCTCTTTTCCTTTTATTTTTTTCTTCACAAATCCTGCCGTGAGGTCAAAGGTATCGCCATCTTTGAGTTCCACTGTCTCGTTTTGTTTTGCTTCGGGGAGACCGGCGGTATCGGTAGAAAAAACGCCGGACATCGCTTCTTTGTTACCGCTCGATTGCCCCCAGAGGATCGCTCCTCCGATGAGGATTGTGGCAATGACAATGAATGTGAGTGTTTTATTTTTCATATTTTTATAGCTCTTGTCTTTTAAGCAAGATGGCATTAAGCGCGACAATCACCGTGGACATGCTCATAAACACGGCGGCAAGCGCGGGCTCTAAAAGTATCCCTTTGAACGAAAGTACACCAGCCGCGAGCGGAATTGCCACGATATTATATCCCGTTGCCCAAAAAAGGTTCTGAATCATTTTAGCATACGTGAGACGCGAGAGACGAATGATCTTCGGAATGTCGCGCGGGTCGTTCCGTACCAAAATAATGCCCGCGGATTCAATCGCCACATTGGTGCCGGCGCCGATCGCGATACCGACGTCAGATTGAGTAAGCGCCGGCGCGTCGTTCACGCCGTCGCCAACCATGGCTATCTTCAGACCACGCGATTGCAGAAGCTTCACCTTCTCCGACTTCTGCTCCGGAAGCACGCGGGCAAAATACTCGTCAATGCCGAGCTCTCCGGCAACCCACTTCGCCACGTCTTCCGAATCGCCCGTGATCATGGCAGTCTTGATCCCCATCGCGCGAAGACTGTTGATTGCCTCGCGCGACTCCTCGCGTATGACATCGGCAAGCGCGATCGCGCCGAACGCTTTGCCATCTCGTATGACAACATTTATTGTTTTACCTTGGCTCTCTAACACGCGAACTTTTTCTTTGAGAGCGCCCTGAAGCGCCGCGCCACGCTCCTCCGAAAGCGACGTACTTCCGATGATTGTTTCCACGCCACCCACTAGGGCTTGAGCACCCTTCCCCGGTATTCTTTCAAAATTCTTCACCGGCAGGAGCGCGATATTCCTCTTTTTCGCTTCTTCCATCATCGCTTTAGCAAGCGGATGCTCGGAGAGACTGTTCACCGAAGCCGCGTACTGCAAAACTTCGGTTTCATTTCCCTCTGTCACGGGAATGATTGCGTCAATCCCAAACTCTCCGCGAGTGAGCGTTCCCGTTTTGTCAAACAAGACGACATCAATATTGCGCGCCGCTTCAAGCGCGAGACGTTGACGCACAAGAAAGCCGTTTCGCGCCGCTTTCGTTGTTGAAATGGACGCGACGAGCGGGATTGCGAGCCCGAGCGCGTGCGGACAGGCGATGACCAAGACCGCGACCATCCGATTGATGGCGAACGCCGCGTCAGAGAGCGCAAGCCACGCGACGAGCGTGATGCCGCCGGTGACCACCGCGATGATGGTGAGATAATACGCCGCGCGGTCGGAGAGCATTTGCAAACGCGACTTTGAACTTTGCGCCTCCGCGACAAGGCGCATCACGCCGGCCAAAAATGTTTCGGCGCCGATCTTCGTCACCGTCACTTGGAGAGAGCCGTCGCCCACCGTCGTGCCGGCGATCACCGCATCGCCTTCTTTTTTGGGCACCGGTTTTGATTCGCCGGTTGCGATGGATTCGTTCACGTCCGAGACTCCATCTTTCACAACGCCATCCGCGGGAATCCTGCCGCCCGGTTTTACCAACATCAGATCGCCCTTCCGGAGTTCCGAGAGTGCGATCGTTTCCATCTTCCCGTTTCGTATGACCTCTGCTTGATCGGGCAAAAGTTTTGAAAGTTCTTTGAGCGCGCCCTGCGCCCCGCTTACCGCGCGCATCTCAAGCCAGTGCCCCAAAAGCATGATGGTGATAAGCGTCGCGAGTTCCCAGTAAAGAGTTTCTCCTTTTCCAAGTAGCGTGATAGCAACGCTGTAGAAATACGCGGTGGAAATAGCAAGCGCGATCAGGGTCATCATTCCCGGCAAGCGCGCCTTGAGTTCCCGATACGCGGACGCTATAAATATCCATCCGCCGTAAAAGAAGATAATTGAAGAAAGGGCGAGAGGTAAATATTCCGAACCGAAAAATTGCGGAGCTTCCCAATCGAGAAGTTTCTGCGCGATGTCGGAATAGAGAACGATCGGGATAGAGAGCGCAAGGCTTATCCAGAACTTAACCTTAAAAATGTTTGTTGAGTGCCCCGCGTGTTTACCCGCCCCGTTGGAAGCTTGCTTTCCTGCGGGGTCGTGTCCTTCGTAGTCCACTGTTTTTTGCTTTTGTTTTGTCGGAACTAAATTCATACCACACTCCGGACACATTCCCGGCTTATCCGAAACGACTTTCGGATGCATAGGACACGTGTACATAGTTACTCCGGAGTTATGGTGGTTGTGGTTCATATATTCTCTTCTTACATTTACGCAACAGAATCAACGGCCTTTTTCAATTTCGCCTCCGCGAGAACCGCAATGTCGGACAGTGCCGGATTATCAAGCATTCCCATCGCGGTGGTGGGGAGGATTGCTGATACAAAAATATTCCCCTCCTTCTCATACACGATGACATTGCACGGCATAAAAAGCCCTATCTCTTTTTCGGCTTGCAGTGCTTGATAGGCAAACGGCGGATTGCACGCACCTAAAATGACGTACTCTCCGTGAGAAACGCCGAGCTTCTTTTTGAGTGTCGCTTTCACATCAACCTCGGTAAGAATGCCGAACCCTTCCTCTGCGAGCGCGGCCACTGTTTTCTCTTTCGCCTCTTGAAACGAAAGTGGTACTTGTTTTGTATAACTGTATTTCATAGATAGTATAAGTAATTATTTTTTAATAACACTGAGATTTAATTAGAACTCATCTCAAAAATGCTTTCGTGGCGAAATGCAAGATTTTCGAGCGAAAGGCGCGAAGCCCGACGAAGAATAGCAGTGCTATTTTGAGGAGGGATGAGCGTCTTGCAGCCGAAAATCTTGTCATTGCAGCAGAAATTGATTTTTGAGATGGGTTCAGTAGTTGGATTCAATGCTGTTGCATGCTCTTCATGTGGTTTCGGAACGCGATAATTTTTTGCGCAATATAAACAATACCACCGACATTGAAGACAATACCTACCCAGAAAAACTCTACTTGATATTGGCCAACGACGCTTGCCAATCCGGCAATGCCTAACACGGGAAGGATATTCGCAAGGTAATGCGCGCAACAAGAAATCATGGCGGCAGTAGAAGTTGTTCCGGAGAGAGCAATGACCGCCTTTGGAGCACCGCTGTCGCCCGAAACTGCTTGTTTAAGGTAACTATAGAGACCGATCTGAATACCAAATCCGACCGCCAAGCTCACAATGAAATACCAATACGCGGAAAACTGACTTAGGGTGAATGCCCAGCCGGAAATAAGCGTGACTACGAGAAAGAAGACGGCGAGCATTGCGATTGCCGCTCCCGTTCCTTTAATGATTGCTTGAATAATTGTTTTGGACATAATTATTCCGTATCTCCCTTAAATTTTAATGCGTCTTTGCCGAGATCGTAGTCCACTTCAACAAAAACCTTAACCTCGGGCGCTTTCCCGTGTATATTGGATTTAATGGTAGCCGTTCTGAAAAATCTTCCGTCATCTTCGTAGTGGTAATTGGGATCAAATATCACGGTAAGAATTCCTTGTTCCCCAGGTCGCAATAATTTTTTATCAATTTCCGCACTCGTGCAACTGCATGAGGTAAGAACTTCACTGATAGTAACATCTTCGCTTCCATTATTAAGCACATTGAATGTTTTTGAGACGGTGCCACCGCTCTGGCGGATTTTTCCGAAATCATACTCTTCCGGGTCAAGGGTAAGATGTGGCCCATGGAGAGACTCGGAAACCGTCTCGTTCTCTCCCGCAGTTTCTGCCGGGACTCTTTGATTTTTTGAGATAGTACCGGCAAGTACGATCAGAAGTGCTATGATCCCGGTTATCAACAATATATTTTTTTTCGTCATAACGTTAAGGTTAGAGTTTAAGGAGTTACATTTGCTTCAAAGGTAAGTTCAATCGGTTCCTTTTGGGCGTCCGTTTCAAGATAGATAATACGACGTACCTTGCCTATGGCGGATGGCCCATGCGCCGCCGGATCAAATACTATTTCCACGCTTGCTTCTTCGTTAGGGGTAATAGATTCCGAAATGGTTGGGATTGCTGTGTGTCCCGGCATACCGAATGGCCCCGCCTTGCCTTCCTTTGTGATAAGCGTTGCCGTCGTGCACATGCAGGATGTGTATATTTTTTTGACCTGCACAGGGCTTCCACCGCTATTTTTTATTTTGAACACACGCGAAACCTTGCCCGCCGACATTGAAATGGTGCCAAGATCGTAGAATGGTTCAATGGCGACAAGCGCTCCCGCGCCGGGTAGTACATCAGTAAGAACGTTTGATTCGTTCCCCAAGCGCGACAACTCCGCCCTTTTCTCAAAGAGAATGACGGAGCCTGCCGCAACTACAAAGATGATAAGTATAACGAGTTGATTTTTTTTCATAAGAGTTTTGTTAATGTATTCCTGTAATCATATCGCCCGCATTACGGACGATTGTTGTGTTCAACTGTATATCCGCTCTTCTCCCACGCATTCATTCCGCCCGTCAAGTTGTACACATTGGTGTACCCGAGAGCGATAAGTTCTTTTGCCGCCACGGTGCTCATACTACCACTCCGGCAATAGAGTACGATCTTCGCATTCTTGTCGCTTGGTAGCTTCCCGAGATTTTGTCCAATAGTATCGTAGGGAATAAATGCGTCCGTGTTCGCAAGTTCCCCCGCGTAAGGAATGTGGACGTTCACGAAAAAGAAGTCTTCGTTCTTTTGCTTCTGGGTGAGCGCGATGCTTTCTATGTCGTAGTACCCCTCGGCATTCTTTACATCCACTCCGTTCACCACGGATGATGCTTGCGGAGTAGCGGTATCCTGTTTAACGGTATCACCGCGCAGGAGGAAATACCCGCCGAGGATAGCAATAAGGCCGATAGAAGCAACAGCAATGATATTATTTTTACTCATAGTAGTATTCTTCTTCCTATTATACACTGCATCCGCCACCTCCTTGCGGCACTCCTTTGACACTTTCTGCGACACGAGCAAAACCGGACGCGCTTGAATATTCTTTTCCGAGGATCTCTTTCGGAGAGACCTCACTTGGTACGCGTCCTTTTGATTCAAGATAGCGGTCAATCGTGGCGTACTGATTCGTGAACCAAAATCTATTCATTTGAAGCGCGGCTTTATACATCTGTTCCTCGGTCGCGCCCTGCGAAACGAGAAGCTCAAGAAGCCCCAGCATCGCCATGCCGTGATTGCAATCGGGGAAGATTGCAGGATTATTACAGCACGGACGGTAAATATTGCCGCTTACACTTTCAACCATTCTCTGCTGTTTTTGAGTGAGGGTGATGAACGGATGCGCACTGTAATGCTCCATCGCGTCGCCATTGGCGAGCGTCCATCCGCCCGTTGAAGCGAATCCTCCGGCGCCGCCGTAGCGCGCGTCGGCCATTTGCCCCTTTTCCAAAATAGTATTTTCATTGCCGAGCCCCAATCCCCACAGGAGATTGAGGATGAATCCGGCGTTTTCTTGCGTAACTACGATGTTCCCTTTCATATTGGTTTCAAGAAATCGCTTCTCATCTTCGGTGAGTCCCCCACGCCCTTGATAGAGCGCTTCAAATTTCGCGCGATCAATCACTCCTGTTTCTACCATGCGCATGCCGAGATTACCCCACTCTGCGGAAAGCTCCACTCTCTCTAGGGTATTTCCCTTGTCTCGCGCGCCGCCACCCCAAACAGATATCGTTGCGGGCTTCTCTTTTTGGATAACATCAGGCGCAATGAAGTTTATCGCCTCAACAGCAAAAACAACTCCCGCGATAAGGATGAACGCTCTAGCGTGCTTTCCCACTTCCCGCGTAATGAATTTTTCTTTTTGTGGTTCATTCATAATGAAAGCGGCTATTCAAACTTCATAACAATTTTGTCCCCGTCTGCCATCGCATAACTACCAAACTCCGTGTTCTCTTTTCCATTCACCGTCATGGTCATGGCGGAACCGAATTCGCTCATGTCCTTGCCCCAGTTTTTGAAGAAGTTGCCAAGCTTTACATCATCTTTCGTCACTCGTCCGGAGAATTCAAGGTGGAGTACGCCTTGTGCCGCATCCTCGCTGTGTGTGTGTATGGGCTGATGCACGGCGCCGAGACCGATACTCTCGGGAATTTGCTGCAGTTCGCCCTTCACATAGATCTCAAGTTTCGGATGCCAATGAATGCCTTTTTGGGCAATTATGTTAGGGTTGCCTTTGTCTCCGGAAAGACTCCGAGAAAAATACGACCCTCCGACAAGAAGCACTATCACTATAACGCCTCCGATAATAAATTTTTTCATGATTCTAAGAAGTTAATGTTTGTTAATTAATGCACACAGCCGAGCTTTCAATTTGCTTTGCGGTGAGATAGAGAGACAGCACGAGTAATGCAAGACCAAGAAGTCCGAATTCGGCGCCGGCAAGCGGCAATAATGCAACTGCCGATGCCGCGCCAAACCAAGCAAGGACTGTCGTGAGAAGAAAAGATCCGCATGCCGCGCAACCAATGCCGAACGCGCCGGAAACGATACCGAGTACGCTCCCTGCCATTCCTTTCTGTGCCGCGTTTGCAACCCCGCGACGGAGAAGAAAGACCGCGAGCGCGACATTTAATCCGAAGAATACCGCTATGCCGATGGTATACGAGGCGGACAGCAAAGAGAAATTGGTGGCAATTCCACCCAAGAGGCTCCATGGAATTTCAATCTTTTGAGCCAGCGTCGCGTGAGAGCGGAATATATCGGCGATGAGCCCGAGATTCGGGAGCCACGTCGCAAATATAAATACCAGGAGACCCACGCTAGCGGCGAGCATTGCATACAGCGGCCGCCTTAAAACTTTCCCTAATGCTTGAACTACAATACTCATTTTTTCTAAAGTGCTTTGTCAATAAAGGGTACGAGTGCCCGAATGGAATCGGACGAAAAGAAAGCACTAAAAGATTTTTGGGTTGAGAATTCCGTTTGAAAACGCTTCGGCAAGCGGGTTACGAATTATGGAAATAACTCTCCTCAAGATCAGAATCGTCTTTTGATTGAAAAAGAAAGAAGCAAGACCCGCACTCCAAAAATCTTTTACTGAAAAAGCAAAAAGCAAAAATGCCAAGAAAAGGACGAGTGCGTCAAATGTGCCCTTCGGTGATACGCTCACAAACATATTTTGCCAAGCGGCAATGTGCTCCAGGGGATTCATCTGGCAAACAGTTGTCATTCCCATTACGGAGCAACCCGACATCTCTTGCCCCAGGGAACCCATATTCATCCCTAGATGATTAGCGCCAATAAAACCCACCAGCAAAAAAGCGATAATGCCGAAGAAAAGGAGAAATTTGGTCAGGTTTTGCGACAGAGAAATATTCATATTTTTAGTATAGTCAGTATAGCAGATATTGCAAATCCTTGCCTAGTGATAACTGCGACAATCCTTATGCCCAACGAGGTAACGCAAATCGGAGTATCCGCACACGACACAGCGATTATGCCCGTTCTTTTAGTTCCACCGTTTCTTTTTTAAGATCAAATTTAACAACAAAGATATTAAAAAATCCATTTTGTCCCACAATA
Protein-coding regions in this window:
- a CDS encoding DoxX family protein, encoding MNNFQKISIFLLRISMGWFTFYAGITKVQNAAWSAAGYIQGAKTFPGFYQWFLQPDILPIVNFLNAWGLLLIGVALLTGVFVRAASFFGIALMLLFYFPILDFPYPNPHTYLVDEHIIYALAFLVLMATRAGSFWGLGRLCSRFSFCAKLRNILG
- a CDS encoding heavy metal translocating P-type ATPase, yielding MHPKVVSDKPGMCPECGMNLVPTKQKQKTVDYEGHDPAGKQASNGAGKHAGHSTNIFKVKFWISLALSIPIVLYSDIAQKLLDWEAPQFFGSEYLPLALSSIIFFYGGWIFIASAYRELKARLPGMMTLIALAISTAYFYSVAITLLGKGETLYWELATLITIMLLGHWLEMRAVSGAQGALKELSKLLPDQAEVIRNGKMETIALSELRKGDLMLVKPGGRIPADGVVKDGVSDVNESIATGESKPVPKKEGDAVIAGTTVGDGSLQVTVTKIGAETFLAGVMRLVAEAQSSKSRLQMLSDRAAYYLTIIAVVTGGITLVAWLALSDAAFAINRMVAVLVIACPHALGLAIPLVASISTTKAARNGFLVRQRLALEAARNIDVVLFDKTGTLTRGEFGIDAIIPVTEGNETEVLQYAASVNSLSEHPLAKAMMEEAKKRNIALLPVKNFERIPGKGAQALVGGVETIIGSTSLSEERGAALQGALKEKVRVLESQGKTINVVIRDGKAFGAIALADVIREESREAINSLRAMGIKTAMITGDSEDVAKWVAGELGIDEYFARVLPEQKSEKVKLLQSRGLKIAMVGDGVNDAPALTQSDVGIAIGAGTNVAIESAGIILVRNDPRDIPKIIRLSRLTYAKMIQNLFWATGYNIVAIPLAAGVLSFKGILLEPALAAVFMSMSTVIVALNAILLKRQEL
- a CDS encoding DUF302 domain-containing protein; the encoded protein is MKYSYTKQVPLSFQEAKEKTVAALAEEGFGILTEVDVKATLKKKLGVSHGEYVILGACNPPFAYQALQAEKEIGLFMPCNVIVYEKEGNIFVSAILPTTAMGMLDNPALSDIAVLAEAKLKKAVDSVA
- a CDS encoding multicopper oxidase family protein, translating into MKNKTLTFIVIATILIGGAILWGQSSGNKEAMSGVFSTDTAGLPEAKQNETVELKDGDTFDLTAGFVKKKIKGKEVRMLAYNGMIPGPTIKIQEGATITVNFKNDTDMANTIHSHGVRMENAFDGVPDVTQPAVSPGDSFAYTLSFPDAGAYWYHPHMRDDYNIEMGLYGNFLVTPAPGSSWNPVDREVPIFVDDILLLNGKIAPFKKDEADHTLMGRYGNTAFINGETDYTLLVKKNEVVRFYFTNSANVRPFNLALLGAKMKLVGGDNGLYERDMWKDEVLVNPSERAIVEVLFDTPGEYALQSKTPERTYTLGTIIVSHEQVASETAKSFATLRAHPEVIKSIDPFRQYFDVPHQRRLALSVDTIGNTMQMMGGGMMTSNKEGLPTGQAGIEWEDDMAMMNQMSDTSLIKWKIVDQDTGKENMDIDWSFKRGAVKIRIENTSNGVHSMQHPIHFHGQRFLVVNQNGTPQTNLAWKDTVLVPSGQTVDILLDASNPGAWVAHCHILEHIEAGMAFSFKVQ
- a CDS encoding rhodanese-like domain-containing protein, which produces MSKNNIIAVASIGLIAILGGYFLLRGDTVKQDTATPQASSVVNGVDVKNAEGYYDIESIALTQKQKNEDFFFVNVHIPYAGELANTDAFIPYDTIGQNLGKLPSDKNAKIVLYCRSGSMSTVAAKELIALGYTNVYNLTGGMNAWEKSGYTVEHNNRP
- a CDS encoding DUF1573 domain-containing protein gives rise to the protein MTKKNILLITGIIALLIVLAGTISKNQRVPAETAGENETVSESLHGPHLTLDPEEYDFGKIRQSGGTVSKTFNVLNNGSEDVTISEVLTSCSCTSAEIDKKLLRPGEQGILTVIFDPNYHYEDDGRFFRTATIKSNIHGKAPEVKVFVEVDYDLGKDALKFKGDTE
- a CDS encoding DUF1573 domain-containing protein; its protein translation is MKKNQLVILIIFVVAAGSVILFEKRAELSRLGNESNVLTDVLPGAGALVAIEPFYDLGTISMSAGKVSRVFKIKNSGGSPVQVKKIYTSCMCTTATLITKEGKAGPFGMPGHTAIPTISESITPNEEASVEIVFDPAAHGPSAIGKVRRIIYLETDAQKEPIELTFEANVTP
- a CDS encoding glycosyl hydrolase family 18 protein — its product is MVRKIIFLFALALSALPGASFAATDELFEISGWIPYWRGTAGVESILPHVDTFTEVNPFVYTVKLNGELNEASLLTDAQWVNLAGQTKAKGIRFIPTVMWANPDAIDEVLRDPLKRQEHVRAIVREVYARKFDGIDIDYEGKYARTKPYFSLFLQELYVAMEFDKWIMCTIEARTPLDSRYSSPESIPKDIEYANDFVEINKYCDRVRIMAYDQGRIDLKLNKSNADPYVPVADKAWVEKVILLAAKDIDKSKIVIGVPTYGYEYDMFNALDGSGEIEYSNLWSFNPGYATDTALKLQIAPMRNSAGELFLTYPASRSLDPSIPLPFATRVMSWSDAEAIRQKAELAEKLGVRGIALFKIDGGQDAGLWNVLAQYKNKSMAFVPATISVNTTDTSVINVSGKPGVVAPSRNLYFGIIGEDVRTLQKFLNERGFSVSTTGGGSPGNETKYFGPATVRALTLFQKAHNITPAVGYFGPKTRAAIQLL
- a CDS encoding DUF5676 family membrane protein, which encodes MMNLRHLLVIVAAWVSIVYVVCFGGVALFPSLRELFLQYALHTNTVIGGNVITLSTFIAGLIVWNVIASLAVSLFVVLFNKIKT